One region of Vescimonas fastidiosa genomic DNA includes:
- a CDS encoding acetyl-CoA C-acetyltransferase — MKDLYVVNCCRTAIGSFGGSLKNTPAADMGAIVVKEALKRANVAPENVDELMFGCILTAAQGQNVARQVSIKAGIPYSVPAYTVGMVCGSGMKSVIEGARSILAGDSDIVVCGGTENMSAAPYASLDARWGARMGDKKLVDTMIKDGLWDAYNNYHMGTTAENINDIWGITRREQDEFAAASQQKACAARDSGRFDDEIVAVPVKVKKEIVEFKRDEYVKEGVTADSIAKLKGAFPVGPESPNPQVVHTFEVTGAQDAADKGTQRVTAANASGINDGAAAIVLASGEAVAKYGLKPMAKLIGWGQGGVDPKIMGVGPVVASRNAMKKAGVTIDDIDLVEANEAFAAQSIAVARELHFDMSKVNVNGGAIALGHPVGASGARIIVTLLHEMQKRPEAKKGLATLCIGGGMGTAVVFEKC; from the coding sequence ATGAAAGACCTGTATGTTGTCAATTGCTGCAGAACAGCCATCGGCTCCTTTGGTGGCTCCCTGAAGAATACCCCCGCTGCCGATATGGGCGCTATCGTGGTCAAGGAGGCCCTCAAGCGCGCCAATGTCGCTCCCGAGAATGTAGATGAGCTGATGTTCGGCTGCATCCTCACCGCTGCCCAGGGCCAGAATGTTGCCCGTCAGGTTTCCATCAAGGCCGGCATTCCCTACTCCGTCCCCGCTTACACCGTGGGCATGGTCTGCGGCTCCGGCATGAAGTCCGTCATCGAGGGTGCCCGTTCCATCCTGGCCGGCGATTCCGACATCGTTGTCTGCGGCGGTACCGAGAACATGAGCGCCGCTCCCTATGCCTCCCTGGACGCCCGCTGGGGTGCCCGCATGGGCGATAAGAAGCTGGTGGACACCATGATCAAGGACGGCCTGTGGGACGCCTATAACAACTATCACATGGGCACCACCGCCGAGAATATCAACGACATCTGGGGCATCACCCGCCGCGAGCAGGACGAGTTCGCCGCCGCTTCCCAGCAGAAGGCCTGTGCCGCCCGGGATTCCGGCCGCTTCGACGACGAGATCGTGGCCGTGCCCGTCAAGGTGAAGAAGGAGATCGTGGAGTTCAAGCGCGACGAGTATGTGAAGGAAGGCGTCACCGCCGACAGCATCGCCAAGCTCAAGGGCGCCTTCCCCGTAGGCCCCGAGTCCCCCAATCCCCAGGTGGTACACACCTTTGAGGTCACCGGCGCCCAGGATGCCGCTGACAAGGGCACCCAGCGTGTCACCGCTGCCAACGCCTCCGGCATCAACGACGGCGCTGCCGCCATCGTGCTGGCCTCCGGCGAGGCCGTGGCCAAGTACGGTCTGAAGCCCATGGCCAAGCTCATCGGCTGGGGCCAGGGCGGCGTGGATCCCAAGATCATGGGCGTAGGCCCCGTGGTGGCTTCCCGCAACGCTATGAAGAAGGCCGGCGTCACCATCGACGATATCGACCTGGTGGAGGCCAATGAGGCATTCGCCGCCCAGTCCATCGCCGTGGCCCGTGAGCTGCACTTCGACATGAGCAAGGTCAATGTCAACGGCGGCGCCATTGCCCTGGGTCACCCCGTGGGTGCTTCCGGTGCTCGTATCATCGTGACCCTGCTCCACGAGATGCAGAAGCGGCCCGAGGCCAAGAAGGGCCTGGCTACCCTGTGCATCGGCGGCGGCATGGGCACCGCAGTGGTGTTTGAGAAGTGCTGA
- the mfd gene encoding transcription-repair coupling factor, translating to MNGLLQELLGLAEVEHIRRELESGCPSAVMTGLSPVHRVLLSAALSRAVKRPLVLVCADERECRRFAGDLEGLLGEPALWLPGREMHLRPETVGSRQWDYRRMAALHRMLVEKPPVILTTAEALCQRCIPPQVLSSAVRVLEPGQRYDPAQLCRDLADAGYTRCDQVEGPGQFALRGGILDVFSPEGEQPVRCDFFDDEIDALGRFDPGTQRRTENIDRAVLLPAAEVLPGCRPEAAEILEKAARRYEKKDETAQLCATLRADAAALQAGVIPGGGDRYMAAVYEEFSCPADYLPKGALVCISESGRVAEGLKQWLWQRHQDIVASEESGVLAGEFSRLQWDREELVHFLGGFPVCQMESLPTSRFLLEPKAMVQVAAKQLSVYGGSLETAVTDLTHYLTSGYRVLVLCGGRVRAENLQRLLRERKIPAALDFSGHAMPKKGQALIALGTLSAGSEYPGLQLAVLTEGQLTARVSGKEPRRKAAPKNDPTRQRLQSYADLTPGDLVVHQHHGIGRFVSMMRLPVDGVEKDYIKIAYAGSDCLYVPATQLDLVSKYIGTGEDTGHTKLNKLGGTEWAKTTHRAKAAAKDLAKGLIDLYARRQRLEGFAFSPDSPWQQEFEEAFPYTETDDQLRCIREIKSDMEQPRPMDRLLCGDVGYGKTEVALRAVMKCILDGKQAAILVPTTVLAQQHYATAVSRFRSFPVTVEVLSRFRSPKQVKEILERTAQGKVDLLIGTHKLLQKNVTFHDLGLLIIDEEQRFGVTAKEQLRQRSAQVDTLTLSATPIPRTLNMALSGIRDMSAIEEPPRDRQPVQTYVLEHDWGILAEAMRRELDRGGQVYYLHNRVENIEAAAGRIRQLLGDDVSIGIAHGKMSESQLSRVMQDMAEGDIQVLVCTTIIETGIDIPNVNTLIIEDADRMGLSQLHQIRGRIGRSPRRAYAYLTYRQGKILTEEAGKRLTAIREYVEFGSGFKIAMRDLEIRGAGNLLGAEQSGYMMSVGYDMYLKLLNDAVLEQQGKAAEIRPECSADLTVAAYIPEHYIPQPKQRMDLYRRIAAIRSVEDSRDILDELLDRFGDPPRAVTTLLEVALLRADAANVGICDISQKGNQLLFRFTDRVDPPSLLALCTMVSYKGRLLLHSGSQPYLSLYLKEKENALQAASVLTENLRLKQDEYTGSKPQTEGEKL from the coding sequence TTGAACGGACTTTTGCAGGAGCTGCTGGGTCTGGCGGAGGTAGAGCACATCCGTCGGGAGCTGGAGAGCGGCTGCCCCAGCGCTGTGATGACCGGGCTGTCCCCTGTGCATCGGGTGCTTTTATCGGCGGCGCTGAGTCGGGCCGTTAAGCGGCCCTTGGTGCTTGTGTGCGCCGACGAGCGGGAGTGCCGGCGCTTTGCCGGGGACCTGGAGGGTCTCCTGGGAGAACCGGCTCTGTGGCTGCCGGGCCGGGAGATGCATCTGCGCCCGGAGACGGTGGGAAGCCGCCAATGGGACTACCGGCGCATGGCGGCCCTGCACCGAATGCTGGTGGAAAAGCCGCCGGTGATCCTCACCACCGCCGAGGCTCTGTGTCAGCGGTGCATTCCGCCCCAGGTGCTTTCCTCGGCGGTGCGGGTTCTGGAGCCGGGTCAGCGCTATGACCCGGCGCAGCTTTGCCGGGATCTGGCGGACGCCGGCTATACCCGGTGCGACCAGGTGGAGGGACCCGGGCAGTTTGCTCTGCGGGGCGGCATATTGGATGTGTTCTCCCCGGAGGGAGAGCAGCCTGTGCGCTGCGACTTTTTTGATGATGAGATCGACGCCCTGGGGCGGTTTGACCCCGGCACCCAGCGTCGAACGGAGAATATCGACCGGGCCGTGCTGCTGCCGGCGGCAGAGGTGCTTCCCGGGTGCCGCCCGGAGGCGGCGGAGATTTTGGAAAAGGCCGCCCGGCGCTATGAAAAAAAGGATGAAACCGCCCAACTCTGTGCCACCCTGCGCGCCGATGCGGCGGCGCTGCAGGCAGGAGTCATCCCCGGCGGCGGCGACCGCTATATGGCGGCGGTGTATGAGGAGTTTTCCTGCCCGGCGGACTATCTGCCGAAGGGCGCGCTGGTGTGCATCAGTGAAAGCGGGCGGGTTGCCGAGGGGCTGAAGCAGTGGCTTTGGCAGCGGCACCAGGATATTGTGGCATCGGAGGAAAGCGGCGTGCTGGCCGGAGAATTTTCCCGGCTGCAGTGGGACCGGGAGGAGTTGGTTCACTTTTTGGGCGGCTTCCCGGTGTGCCAGATGGAGAGCCTGCCCACCAGCCGTTTTCTGTTGGAGCCCAAGGCCATGGTGCAGGTGGCGGCCAAGCAGCTGTCCGTATACGGCGGCAGCCTGGAGACCGCCGTCACCGATCTGACCCACTATCTCACCTCGGGCTACCGGGTGCTGGTGCTGTGCGGAGGTCGGGTCCGGGCGGAGAATCTGCAGCGGCTGCTGCGGGAGCGAAAAATCCCGGCGGCGCTGGATTTTTCCGGCCACGCCATGCCGAAAAAGGGGCAGGCGCTGATCGCCCTGGGCACCCTCAGCGCCGGAAGCGAATACCCGGGGCTGCAGTTGGCAGTCCTCACCGAGGGGCAGCTGACGGCCCGGGTCTCCGGCAAGGAGCCCCGGCGCAAGGCCGCACCCAAGAATGACCCCACAAGACAAAGGCTCCAGTCCTACGCCGACCTGACCCCCGGAGACCTGGTGGTGCATCAGCACCACGGCATCGGGCGTTTCGTTTCTATGATGCGTCTGCCGGTGGACGGGGTGGAGAAGGACTATATCAAGATCGCCTACGCCGGCAGCGACTGCCTGTATGTCCCGGCCACCCAGCTGGACCTGGTGAGCAAGTACATCGGCACCGGGGAGGACACCGGCCATACCAAGTTAAACAAGCTGGGCGGCACCGAGTGGGCCAAGACCACCCATCGGGCCAAGGCCGCCGCCAAAGACCTGGCCAAGGGGCTTATCGACCTGTACGCCCGGCGGCAGCGGCTGGAGGGCTTTGCCTTCTCGCCGGATTCCCCGTGGCAGCAGGAGTTTGAGGAGGCCTTCCCCTACACGGAGACCGACGACCAGCTCCGGTGCATCCGGGAGATCAAAAGCGACATGGAGCAGCCCCGGCCCATGGACCGGCTCCTGTGCGGCGATGTGGGCTACGGAAAAACGGAGGTAGCCCTCCGGGCGGTGATGAAGTGCATTTTAGACGGCAAGCAGGCGGCCATTTTGGTGCCCACCACGGTGCTGGCCCAGCAGCATTACGCCACCGCCGTAAGCCGTTTCCGCAGCTTTCCCGTAACGGTGGAGGTGCTGAGCCGTTTCCGCAGTCCCAAGCAGGTAAAGGAAATTCTGGAGCGCACAGCCCAGGGAAAGGTGGACCTGCTCATCGGCACCCATAAGCTGCTGCAAAAAAATGTTACCTTTCACGACCTGGGACTGCTGATTATCGACGAGGAGCAGCGCTTCGGCGTAACGGCCAAGGAGCAGCTCAGACAGCGCTCGGCCCAGGTGGATACCCTGACCCTCTCGGCCACCCCTATTCCCCGAACCTTGAATATGGCTCTTTCGGGCATACGGGATATGTCCGCCATCGAGGAGCCGCCCCGGGACCGCCAGCCGGTGCAGACCTATGTGCTGGAGCACGACTGGGGCATTCTGGCCGAGGCCATGCGCCGGGAGCTTGACCGGGGCGGGCAGGTATACTACCTGCATAACCGGGTGGAGAATATCGAAGCCGCCGCCGGGCGCATCCGCCAGCTCCTAGGAGACGATGTCTCCATCGGCATCGCCCACGGAAAAATGAGCGAGAGCCAGCTGAGCCGGGTGATGCAGGATATGGCGGAGGGGGACATTCAGGTCCTGGTCTGCACCACCATCATCGAAACGGGCATCGACATTCCCAATGTGAACACCCTTATCATCGAGGATGCCGACCGCATGGGTCTGAGCCAGCTCCACCAAATTCGCGGGCGCATCGGGCGCAGCCCCCGGCGGGCCTACGCTTACCTCACCTACCGTCAGGGAAAGATTTTGACGGAGGAGGCCGGCAAGCGCCTCACGGCCATACGGGAGTATGTGGAGTTCGGCTCCGGGTTCAAGATCGCCATGCGGGATCTGGAGATTCGCGGAGCAGGCAATCTGCTGGGCGCGGAGCAGTCGGGCTATATGATGAGCGTGGGCTACGATATGTATTTGAAGCTCTTAAACGACGCCGTGCTGGAGCAGCAGGGAAAGGCCGCGGAAATTCGGCCCGAATGCTCTGCCGACCTCACCGTGGCGGCCTACATCCCCGAGCACTATATCCCCCAGCCCAAGCAGCGGATGGACCTGTACCGCCGCATTGCGGCCATTCGTTCGGTGGAGGACTCCCGGGACATTCTGGACGAGCTGCTGGACCGCTTCGGCGACCCGCCCCGGGCCGTAACGACTCTTTTGGAGGTGGCTCTGCTCCGTGCGGACGCGGCCAATGTGGGCATCTGCGACATTTCCCAAAAGGGAAACCAGCTCCTCTTCCGCTTTACGGATCGGGTGGACCCGCCCAGCCTCTTGGCCCTTTGTACGATGGTGTCCTATAAGGGCCGGCTTTTGCTGCACTCCGGGAGCCAGCCCTATCTGTCCCTTTATTTGAAAGAAAAAGAAAATGCCTTGCAGGCCGCCTCGGTTCTCACCGAAAATCTGCGGCTGAAGCAGGACGAATATACGGGCAGCAAGCCCCAAACAGAAGGAGAAAAGCTATGA
- a CDS encoding 4Fe-4S cluster-binding domain-containing protein — MSHPYKTRAGGATVTVFVPYDCANHCPFCINKKEYADCSGFSLEAILRSIRTMDSITPACDFVFTGGEPLANLDALQQMLDAIPATHKIYINTTFPVQPHCPAEKMLAFTEKNKDKITCMNISRHLVKYVEESPDEVIARIACPTRINCVLYKNYPAARLVDYAERFLPYGIPIQFRYDYTETTPENLYEQENDPILRDLKKYFTYMGLDGCRMRNGFHFLYKGLHMTYHKTLPYSTITEKGEDGITYDILYDILIKQNGEIHSDWTGVKMDVEAYRHVVFEPYDLKVLDGTVDY, encoded by the coding sequence ATGAGCCATCCTTACAAGACCCGGGCAGGCGGCGCCACCGTCACGGTTTTCGTCCCGTACGACTGTGCCAACCACTGCCCGTTCTGCATCAATAAAAAGGAATATGCCGACTGCAGCGGCTTCAGCCTGGAGGCCATCCTTCGCAGCATTCGCACCATGGATTCCATCACCCCGGCGTGCGACTTTGTGTTCACCGGCGGCGAGCCCCTGGCGAATTTAGATGCTCTGCAGCAGATGCTGGACGCCATCCCGGCCACCCACAAGATTTATATCAACACCACCTTCCCCGTGCAGCCCCACTGCCCGGCGGAGAAAATGCTGGCCTTCACGGAGAAAAACAAGGACAAGATCACCTGCATGAATATTTCCCGCCACCTGGTGAAGTATGTGGAGGAGTCTCCGGATGAGGTCATCGCCCGCATTGCCTGCCCCACCCGCATCAACTGCGTGCTGTATAAAAACTATCCTGCGGCCAGACTGGTGGACTATGCCGAGCGCTTCCTGCCCTACGGCATCCCCATTCAGTTCCGCTACGACTACACCGAGACCACCCCGGAAAACCTCTACGAGCAGGAAAACGACCCCATCCTCCGGGACCTGAAGAAGTACTTTACCTACATGGGCCTGGACGGCTGCCGTATGCGCAACGGCTTCCACTTCCTCTATAAGGGTCTGCACATGACCTACCACAAGACCCTTCCCTACTCCACCATCACGGAAAAGGGTGAGGACGGCATCACCTACGACATTCTCTACGACATCCTCATCAAGCAAAACGGCGAGATCCACTCCGACTGGACCGGCGTCAAGATGGATGTAGAGGCCTACCGTCATGTGGTCTTTGAGCCCTACGACCTGAAGGTTCTGGACGGCACCGTAGATTATTAA
- the pth gene encoding aminoacyl-tRNA hydrolase, whose protein sequence is MFLRQSGFTWLVVGLGNPGARFESTRHNMGFLAVDRLAEQEKLRFNKLRFKAWTAEWKLGEEKILVMKPQTYMNLSGESVGAAARFYKIPPEHILVVSDDIDLPVGKLRLRASGSAGGHNGLKNIIQHLGSDRFPRIKVGVGSPKQAGYEVVDWVIGMPMGEEQKILLDTLDRAARAIAAVITLGMDKAMNKFN, encoded by the coding sequence ATGTTTTTGAGGCAGAGCGGCTTTACCTGGCTGGTGGTGGGCCTGGGCAACCCCGGCGCACGGTTTGAAAGCACCCGGCACAACATGGGCTTTTTGGCTGTGGATCGGCTGGCGGAGCAGGAAAAGCTGCGCTTTAATAAGCTGCGCTTCAAGGCCTGGACGGCGGAGTGGAAGCTGGGTGAGGAGAAGATCCTGGTGATGAAGCCCCAGACCTACATGAACCTCTCCGGAGAGTCCGTAGGCGCGGCGGCTCGATTCTATAAGATCCCGCCGGAGCATATTCTGGTGGTGTCCGACGACATTGACCTGCCCGTGGGAAAGCTGCGGCTGCGGGCCTCCGGGTCCGCCGGAGGGCACAACGGGCTTAAAAATATCATCCAGCACCTGGGCAGCGACCGTTTCCCCCGGATCAAGGTGGGCGTAGGCTCCCCCAAGCAGGCGGGCTATGAGGTGGTAGACTGGGTCATCGGTATGCCCATGGGTGAGGAGCAGAAGATCCTTCTGGACACCCTGGACCGGGCGGCCCGGGCCATTGCGGCGGTCATCACCCTGGGGATGGATAAGGCCATGAATAAATTCAACTGA
- a CDS encoding aspartate-semialdehyde dehydrogenase, with translation MKKYKVAILGATGAVGREMMKILAERSFPVEELHLLASERSAGQKIQWQGQELTVEPACDEAFRGLDIVLGAAENDIAKRFAPAIVKAGAVFVDNSSAFRLDPDVPLVIPEINPEDAKKHKGIIANPNCTTIVSLVAINALNQDSPIESIVASSYQATSGAGAGGPIELMNEVEALREGKSYEPKVFQYQIAYNVIPQIGGEAFEGYTSEEMKMQNEGRKIMHLPELKVSCTCVRVPVVRSHSVSIVVRTKEKISVERARELIAAAPGCRLVDDLKNKKYPMPLDTSDQDTVFVGRIRDDLTSDNGLNIWCCGDQVRKGAATNAVQIAQLLTE, from the coding sequence ATGAAAAAGTATAAGGTAGCGATTTTGGGCGCCACGGGTGCCGTGGGCCGGGAAATGATGAAGATTTTGGCGGAGCGGAGCTTTCCGGTGGAGGAGCTGCATCTGCTGGCGTCGGAGCGGTCTGCGGGGCAGAAGATCCAGTGGCAGGGCCAGGAACTGACCGTGGAGCCGGCCTGCGACGAGGCATTCCGGGGCCTGGACATTGTGCTGGGCGCGGCGGAAAATGACATTGCAAAGCGGTTTGCACCGGCCATTGTAAAGGCGGGGGCGGTGTTTGTGGACAACTCCAGCGCCTTCCGCCTGGACCCGGATGTGCCGCTGGTGATCCCGGAAATTAACCCGGAGGACGCCAAAAAGCACAAGGGCATCATCGCCAACCCCAACTGCACCACCATCGTGTCCCTGGTGGCCATCAACGCCTTGAACCAGGACAGCCCCATTGAGAGCATCGTGGCAAGCAGCTACCAGGCTACCTCCGGCGCTGGCGCAGGCGGGCCTATTGAGCTGATGAACGAGGTGGAGGCCCTGCGGGAGGGCAAGAGCTACGAGCCCAAGGTATTTCAGTATCAGATCGCGTACAATGTGATCCCGCAGATCGGCGGCGAGGCCTTTGAGGGCTACACCTCCGAGGAGATGAAGATGCAGAACGAGGGGCGCAAGATCATGCATCTGCCGGAGCTGAAGGTCAGCTGCACCTGCGTGCGGGTACCGGTGGTGCGCAGCCACAGTGTGTCCATCGTGGTGCGGACCAAGGAGAAGATCTCCGTGGAGCGGGCCAGGGAGCTGATCGCCGCCGCCCCCGGCTGCCGGCTGGTGGACGACCTGAAGAATAAGAAGTATCCCATGCCCCTGGACACCAGTGACCAGGATACGGTGTTTGTGGGACGGATTCGGGACGACCTGACCTCGGACAACGGACTGAACATCTGGTGCTGCGGCGACCAGGTGCGCAAGGGCGCGGCCACCAACGCCGTGCAGATCGCGCAGCTTTTGACTGAATAA
- a CDS encoding peptidyl-prolyl cis-trans isomerase, with amino-acid sequence MKKLIIRALAGLLASVVLVACVSLMGNMPGGKRTDGIFYEASGIHPDATLMTVNKQPVTAEEFLYWLAYDCDYLSSYMGGNVDFSTAVGGNMTYGQYALEDAQRTVTLYAVVRNWAQKAGIELSQESQAQLDAQRQQYVTYYGGEEGYAKQLELMGLTDEGFQQINRVYFLYAQLYSAYCTEGGVLYPAQEEIDSFAKSHEYYTFLPLHWSVTGTEDTDAATLAQAEAAVARLRSAEDKEATYLEIAQEMALQATAAGETAAAADLGSVNAAALAALAEGEVSDVVQTQSGYYVFVRKSLNTAAVVDKMFNATLDDMRENAGVRYSSRYFDRLDAGKFYTKLLTLRTQLSAANTDTGASADTNTTPQS; translated from the coding sequence ATGAAAAAACTTATCATTCGCGCTCTGGCCGGACTTTTGGCCTCTGTGGTACTGGTGGCCTGTGTGTCGCTTATGGGGAATATGCCCGGCGGCAAGCGCACCGACGGCATTTTCTATGAAGCCAGCGGCATCCATCCCGACGCCACCCTCATGACCGTGAATAAGCAGCCCGTGACCGCAGAGGAGTTTCTCTACTGGCTGGCCTACGACTGCGATTATCTGTCCTCCTACATGGGCGGCAATGTGGACTTCAGCACCGCCGTGGGCGGCAATATGACCTACGGCCAGTATGCCCTGGAGGATGCCCAGCGGACGGTGACCCTTTACGCCGTGGTGCGCAACTGGGCCCAGAAGGCGGGCATTGAGCTCTCCCAGGAGTCCCAGGCCCAGCTGGACGCCCAGCGCCAGCAGTATGTGACCTATTACGGCGGCGAAGAGGGCTATGCCAAGCAGCTGGAGCTCATGGGGCTCACGGACGAGGGCTTCCAGCAGATCAACCGGGTGTATTTCCTCTATGCCCAGCTTTACAGTGCCTACTGCACCGAGGGCGGCGTCCTCTACCCCGCCCAGGAGGAGATCGACAGCTTCGCCAAGTCCCATGAATACTACACCTTCCTGCCCCTGCACTGGTCCGTTACCGGCACCGAGGACACCGACGCAGCCACTCTGGCCCAGGCGGAGGCTGCCGTAGCACGCCTGCGCAGCGCCGAGGATAAGGAGGCCACCTATCTGGAGATCGCCCAGGAGATGGCCCTGCAGGCCACCGCCGCCGGAGAGACCGCCGCTGCCGCCGACCTGGGCAGTGTCAATGCCGCCGCCCTGGCCGCCTTGGCCGAGGGAGAGGTCAGCGATGTGGTGCAGACCCAAAGCGGTTACTATGTGTTCGTGCGCAAGAGTCTGAACACCGCCGCCGTGGTGGACAAAATGTTCAACGCCACCCTGGACGATATGCGCGAGAATGCCGGCGTGCGTTACAGCAGCCGCTACTTCGACAGGCTCGATGCCGGCAAGTTCTACACCAAGCTCCTGACCCTGCGCACCCAGCTCTCCGCTGCCAACACGGACACCGGCGCCTCCGCAGACACGAATACAACGCCCCAGTCCTGA
- a CDS encoding DUF5662 family protein: MHIREHLKTVTRHRRLVRHYCFRLGLYWQGLTHDLSKYSPTEFWRSAKYYQGFRSPNDQERSETGVSLSWLHHKGRNRHHFEYWIDYRIGPDGTVTMGGCKMPKKYVAEMFCDRIAACRVYQGEKYTDASAYDYFHRTKGHLWINEETAALLDRWLLLLKEQGEDAALRQIRRELRASQVY, translated from the coding sequence ATGCACATTCGGGAACATTTGAAAACCGTCACTCGCCACCGTCGCCTGGTGCGGCACTACTGCTTTCGTCTGGGCCTGTATTGGCAGGGCCTCACCCATGACCTGAGCAAGTACAGCCCCACGGAGTTCTGGCGCAGCGCCAAGTATTACCAGGGCTTTCGCAGCCCCAACGACCAGGAGCGCAGCGAAACCGGTGTCAGCCTGTCCTGGCTGCACCACAAAGGCCGCAACCGCCATCACTTCGAGTACTGGATCGACTACCGCATCGGCCCCGACGGCACCGTGACCATGGGCGGCTGCAAGATGCCGAAAAAATATGTAGCGGAGATGTTCTGCGACCGCATCGCCGCCTGCCGGGTCTACCAGGGCGAAAAGTACACCGACGCCTCCGCCTACGACTACTTTCACCGCACCAAGGGTCACCTGTGGATCAATGAGGAGACCGCAGCCCTGCTGGATCGCTGGCTCCTGCTGCTGAAGGAGCAGGGAGAGGACGCCGCCCTGCGTCAGATCCGTCGGGAGCTCCGCGCCTCCCAGGTCTATTGA